A section of the Diabrotica virgifera virgifera chromosome 8, PGI_DIABVI_V3a genome encodes:
- the LOC126889346 gene encoding lipase 3-like has product MDPADTVLIYAHYPAGASTKQVLHYAQEVESGRFRKYDFGPTKNRYYYNGFQIAPDYNLSKISAPIHLIYSSNDWLSSEADVNILHGELKSCKEKYWVPLPTWNHMDYLFGKDAPKLVYSKVLNILEKYES; this is encoded by the coding sequence ATGGATCCTGCTGACACTGTTCTGATTTATGCCCATTACCCAGCTGGTGCATCTACCAAACAGGTTCTTCATTATGCACAAGAAGTCGAATCTGGGCGTTTCCGTAAATATGACTTTGGACCAACCAAAAACAGATACTATTATAACGGTTTCCAAATAGCCCCTGACTATAACTTATCTAAAATAAGTGCACCCATTCATCTTATCTATAGTTCTAATGATTGGTTGTCAAGTGAAGCAGATGTAAATATACTTCATGGTGAACTTAAAAGTTGTAAGGAAAAATATTGGGTTCCGCTTCCCACTTGGAACCACATGGACTACTTATTTGGAAAAGACGCTCCCAAACTAGTTTACTCAAAAGTTTTAAATATTCTTGAAAAATATGAatcataa